GTGGAAGTTCGCCGAAATGGCGATGAAGCTGGAACAGGCGCAGCTGCTGCTGTACAAGGCGGCGATGGAAGGCGAGCACGGGCTGCCGTCGGCGCAGAGCACGGCGATGGCCAAGCTCGCGTGCAACCTCGCAGGCTGGGAAGTCTCCAATGAAGCCATGCAGGTCATGGGCGGCCTGGGCTTCACGCAGGACCTGCTGGTCGAATACTGCGTACGCCGCACGCGCGGCTGGATGATCGCAGGCGGCTCGATCGAGATCCTGAAGAACCGGATCGCGGAGGGTGTCTTCGGGCGCACCTTTTCGCAGCGTCCGGGGATGGCGGCGTGATGGCCGCCGGACGTGCGAGCGGGGCCGAGCTGGCGCGCGTGCTGCTGCGCCCGCGCAGCGTCGCGCTGGTGGGCGTTTCCGACGATGCGGCCAAGCCGGCGGCGCGTCCGCTGCGCTATCTGCGCCAGGCCGGGTTCGCGGGCGCCGTGTATCCGATCAACCCGCGGCGCGGGACGGTGCAGGGCGAGCGCGCGTGGCCCAGCCTCGCGGTGCTGCCCGAGGTGCCCGAACATGTGTTCGTGATGACTGCCACCGAGCACGTGCTGGACACGCTGCGCGAATGCGAGCGCCTGGGCGTCAAGGTCGCCACCGTGCTGGCCGGCGGCTTTTCCGAGGCGGGTCCGGAAGGTGTCGCGCGCGAGGAGGCGGTGCGCGCCTTTGCGCGTACCAGCAGCCTGCGGCTGGTCGGTCCGGCAAGCCTGGGCGTCGCGCATCCGGGCTCGGGCCTGCTGCTCACGGCCAACGCCGCATTCGCCGAGCGCGAGCTGCCGCCGGGCAAAGTGTTCGTCGCCTCGCACAGCGGCAGCATGCTCGGCGCGCTGCTGTCGCGCGGCAAGGCGCGCGGTGTCGGCTTCGCCGGCATGGTGTCGGTCGGCGTCGAGGCCGACCTGAGCCTGGGCGAGATCTGCAGCGCGACGCTGGACGACCCGGAGATCGACAGCTACCTGCTGTTCCTGGAAAGCCTGCGCCGCGGCGCTGACCTGCAGCGGTTCGCGCGAGAGGCGGCGCGCCGCGGCAAGCCGGTGATCGCGTACAAGCTGGGGCGCTCGCAGGCGGCCGCGGAGATGGCGACCACGCATACTGGCGCGCTCGCTGGCGAGGACGATGTGGCCGACGCGTTCCTGCGCGGCCTGGGCGTCGCGCGCGTGGGGGTGCTGGAGGCGCTGCTGGAAGCCCCGGCGCTCGCGCGCCGCATCCCGCTCGGCGCTACCGGCGCGGCGCGCCCGCCGCGCGTCGGCATCGTCACCACGACCGGGGGCGGTGCCGCGATGGTGGTCGACCAGCTCGGCATCCGCGGCATCGTCGTCGAGCCGCCCTCGCCAGCGACGCTGGCGCGCCTGGCGGCGGCCAACCTGCCGGCCACGCCGGGGCGCGTGCTGGACGTGACGCTGGCCGGTGCGAAGTACGAGATCATGAGGCAGTTGCTGGCGATTCTGCTGGACGCGCCGGAGTTCGACCTCGTCGTCACCGTCGTCGGCTCGTCGGCGCGCTTCCAGCCGGAGCTGGCGGTCAAGCCCGTCATCGACACCGCGTGCACGGCGACCAGGCCGCTGGCCGCGATGCTGGTGCCCGATGCGCCGCAGGCGCTCGCGGAACTCACCGCGCATGGCGTGCCGTGCTTCCGTTCGCCCGAGGCGTGCGCCGACGCGATCGCCGCGGTGCTGCAGCGGCGATCGCCGGCGGTGCCCGCCGCGGCCACGCAGCCAGCGCGCGATGAGGCTGCGTTCATCAGCGAGGCCGACGCCTACGGTCTGCTGGAAAAGCTCGATGTGCCGCATGCGCCGGTCGTGAAGATGCCGCTGGCCGAACCGCCGCGCGCGCTGCCGTTCGCATTCCCGGTCGTAGCGAAGGTCTGCGACGAGCGCATCCCCCACAAGACCGAGGTCGGCGGCGTGGTGCTGGACATCCGCGACGAGGACGGGCTGCACGCCGCGTTCGAGACGCTGCGTCGCAACCTCGCCGAGCGCGCGCCCGGCATCGAGTGCCGCGATGTG
This region of Alicycliphilus denitrificans K601 genomic DNA includes:
- a CDS encoding acetate--CoA ligase family protein; translation: MAAGRASGAELARVLLRPRSVALVGVSDDAAKPAARPLRYLRQAGFAGAVYPINPRRGTVQGERAWPSLAVLPEVPEHVFVMTATEHVLDTLRECERLGVKVATVLAGGFSEAGPEGVAREEAVRAFARTSSLRLVGPASLGVAHPGSGLLLTANAAFAERELPPGKVFVASHSGSMLGALLSRGKARGVGFAGMVSVGVEADLSLGEICSATLDDPEIDSYLLFLESLRRGADLQRFAREAARRGKPVIAYKLGRSQAAAEMATTHTGALAGEDDVADAFLRGLGVARVGVLEALLEAPALARRIPLGATGAARPPRVGIVTTTGGGAAMVVDQLGIRGIVVEPPSPATLARLAAANLPATPGRVLDVTLAGAKYEIMRQLLAILLDAPEFDLVVTVVGSSARFQPELAVKPVIDTACTATRPLAAMLVPDAPQALAELTAHGVPCFRSPEACADAIAAVLQRRSPAVPAAATQPARDEAAFISEADAYGLLEKLDVPHAPVVKMPLAEPPRALPFAFPVVAKVCDERIPHKTEVGGVVLDIRDEDGLHAAFETLRRNLAERAPGIECRDVLVQTMRSGLMEALVGYRVDPDAGPLVMLAAGGVWTEVARDRALRLAPVTVEAAREMIAEVKAFRTLAGLRGRPRGDLDALARAVSALSQLALQPQLGVVEAEVNPLMVMKEGAGVLAVDALVLRRRP